The genomic DNA TTCGACAATGTAATCAGAATTCTGTGGATCCGTCTTCATTGTCAGCTCTGCAGAACACTTGGTGCACTTGAAGTAGAATCTAAATATTTGAATCCCAAGATAAGTCTGCATTATCAGGaagaaaaaatactaaaaaaaaatcagatgaaaCTCCTAAGCAACCGTATCAACAATTTACACAAAGGTTACCGCAAACACATTGAACCTAGAGAGAgatcaaaccaaaaatcaaatcgaATCGATTGAATTACCTCGCCAATGACGTCTTCTTTACGGGAATTGAACTTGGTTCCCTTGTAGATACTGTTCACTATACGCTGCAAGGAATGGTGGTACATGCTGCTGAACCACTTTGTTCTCCTGTGCCTGGATGCCAAACAGATGTCTTAGTCTCACATTCATCGAATTGGTAGCTTTCTGATCACAGTCATCATACTTTCTGGAGCTTAAATCTTGTTCCATTAGAGTAGCATCGGTAGCTTTCTGATCACAGTCCTAGGTTCAGAAGccatattttcttgtttatctagAGAGAAATACTTCAGAAGAAGCTCCCACAAGCTGAAACGAAAAACACACAGAGTCGAAATCGCATGTTAGTCACTAATATCTTTATGTATCAAAAGCCAACAAAGAAAAGGGATGCAAAACAGCAAACCAGGCAACAAATCCCCGAGATTTCTCCCCAAGAAACGGGTCCAAATCTTATCTTGCATGGCTCTGACTCTTTCCATTACAAACAAGGACTGTAACATACTCCTGAAACAAGCTGATTCATCAGTAAACacgaaaatcatcatcacctGATCTTCACACCAAATCAAGCATCATCAACCTGCAATTTTCTGCTCCCACGGTTCAAGTATTACAATTTCTACAAGTTGAAACCAGTCTAAACAAAGTGATTACATACACTCAtcgataattaattaaatcgaACAATCAAAACATAGTCACCAGTACCAAATCCCTTGGGAAAAATTCACAAGTAACGAGACAGACGAAGGAATtcgaaaacaataaaaacctaAGAATCGTCGTCTCTAGAACAGGAAggcaaaatgaaatttaaagaaGATGACGAACTGAGAAGACGTCGTCGATGTAATCGTCGGAGAAACGAGGAAGCATATCGGAGATTATGGTTTTGAGTCGAGAAGCGGACTCCGATTCTCTCGACATCGGGAATGTGAGCGCGCCTACTTCTTCAGCCATCATCGATTTCGAAGAGGATGggagatttttctttctctccaaaatatctcaaccaatcacaacacagaaaacaaagaagaactgCCTTGTGGATCAGTTCTATCCCAAGaccaaattttttgatttaagcccactatttccttttttattaatataattggGATAAGAACACACAATAGTTTTGCCGTTAATGATGGCCTAATAAGTGCATCTATTTTCtctctaaattttaaaatcctaaACTGAAATGTAGTAAAGACACCACactattcatatttttaaattttcataccATAATACCATAAACTTCtccttaatttaaaaaaaaaattgtacaaaaGATGTTATTGAGATTTAGTTAAAATTAAAGACTTTCATTAAGATTCTTAAAGCattaaaagttttcaaaattgtAAAAGACCGacttaaaattagaaaaagtgttttcatatgtttgATAAGAACGACGGACGCATCAGAAAGAAAGAgttaaacaaattttgttttctaatcccaatctttgattgatttttttgaatttcctACTATTCCTTTACTACAGAGCAAACCAGGTTTGATTACACTCTTAGCCACTTAAGAAGAGAGGTTGATTTACTCAATCAAACATTGGAATTAGAATAAATTCCAATGACTGAGGTTGCTTTCAGTCTTCGGAAATGAGgttcactattttttttacagttatatatacctttttataataattatattattactattttaaatgtcaatcttattttggattttgtcaCATAGACAACAAATTGGAAAGTTCAAATcagcaatatatatttttactggTCTAAGTATTATGAACACTGGCAGAAAAAGATgttggtaaaaatattttaaattttagatatcATATTTAATTTGAGAACATTTATTATGaatactgatatatatatttcttttgtttatggcaGAGGAGAACAATGAAGAGAAGATCTATCTCCTAAAATCAAAATTGCTAAAGAATAATgatactgaaaaaaaaaacttttgtttatgACAGAGGAGAACAATGAAGAGAAGATCTAtctcctaaaattaaaattgctaaagaataaaaaatgagacaaaaaaaaaagacagtaattgtttatgttttcagtttatttacatatatgatCCATAtagttttgtatttcttttagATAGTCCATGTATATTTTGCGTCTTACATATGCTGCctgtagttttatttattataactgGATCCTTTTAATAAAGATGCtttatataactttaaaaaaataaaaactaaagttTGCAATTATCGATTGGTTAATCTTGTTCTAGTTTTCGACAATCTCAATAGACAAATAAATGTAAAGTCAAATAAACTAACATGTATTTGTTATTGAGAATTTTAACGATTCTACCACATTGGAAACTCATTCTTTTTCAATGTACCACATTCGAAAATTCCTTTCAAGGACTACTACAAGTGTCTTTCAAAATGACCATTATAGTCCTACAAATTCTTTACATTGCATTCACAATAGAGAAGGAAAAaagtatttatttgtttttttattaataaagaaGATCTCCTCCGATTACCCGGAACTGGTTTATTTGGTTCTTTACCAATTGGTGGTGACGCTGCTCAAGAACCCAATCCGCCGCCGAAGAAAAAAGATAGCAACAAGTTATCCACGGGACCTATTTCCGGAATCGTAATCGGATGTGTTGTTGGTCTGTTGTTACTTCTCCTGATTGTGTTCTGTCTAtgtagaaagagaaagaagaaggaagagaatgCTCAAGCAAGAAATGTTGAAGCTCCTGTAGCTACTCCGGCCTCCGCCGCTGCTATACCTAAGGAAAGAGCGGCTGTTGTCCCGTCGGAGGCTTATTCGCCGATGGTTTagcgttgttgttgttgccatcGACAATCTTCAATGGCCGTGAATCTTCATTGAAGCCGAAGGAGACGGAAACAATATTCTCTTGTCTGGGATCTTGAGACAGTGTGGTTATGGTGTCGTTGTGGACATGTTTTTATGGACCAGATCCAGTGATACGTCTATGAAAGACGTTGTCCACAATCCAGCCAGGTTTTCACTGTGGACCACACAATTTGGTTGTAGATGGATCAAATCTGGTGAACCAGTTCCTAtggaccaaatttttttttttttggtagacaagttggttttgttgtttgtggacAAGTTGTACTTAATTATACTTAGATACTAAGTTTCATGGCTTGTATAGTACTAGTTTCATGACTTGTCCATAGACCCAACAAATTGGAACTTGTCCATCTCAATGAATTTGATAAATTATCTATATGCTCAACTTGTCTACAGAACATAATTTGTCTACAGCCTCAACAAATCGGAACTTGTCTACCcataaaacattaaacatgatttttcttttgttatgtcAAGTAACATAAGGGTATTTTCGACATTTGTAATGCCACTTGTGGTAGAATGGAAAAAGAGTTTATGATTGTGGTAGAATtgaaaagttttatattaaatgtGGTAGATTAGACTAAATTCTCTTTgttatcactacaagaaatatgcaTATTTTTAGCACACTAAAAACACTATTATATCGTTTAGATAGCGATTTCCTAAACGATGTCTTTGCCGGTGCCATCTTAGAGGGGACACATACAATAGCGTTTTTTCTCTATGCTATTATTTGTCTATCTGTAATAGCGCATTGTTATCgctatattaaaattattagtagcgttttttatttgtcatattataattaataatagcaAAATATTTGTACTATAGTTTTGCTAATAGTACCTATAAACTGTTgctataatattaatttaatttatatatattatatatatatatatatcagcctttgtaaaaatttaaaatttataagatgaACTTTATAGAAGACTGAAATTACCATACATATCATTCTTAACATTGCAACACACACCATAAAACACACACCAATTCTTAC from Camelina sativa cultivar DH55 chromosome 7, Cs, whole genome shotgun sequence includes the following:
- the LOC104699959 gene encoding coiled-coil domain-containing protein 94 homolog isoform X2 — translated: MEQDLSSRKHRRTKWFSSMYHHSLQRIVNSIYKGTKFNSRKEDVIGETYLGIQIFRFYFKCTKCSAELTMKTDPQNSDYIVESGASRNYEPWRAEDEA
- the LOC104699959 gene encoding coiled-coil domain-containing protein 94 homolog isoform X1 — encoded protein: MEQDLSSRKHRRTKWFSSMYHHSLQRIVNSIYKGTKFNSRKEDVIGETYLGIQIFRFYFKCTKCSAELTMKTDPQNSDYIVESGASRNYEPWRAEDELIHFV
- the LOC104699959 gene encoding coiled-coil domain-containing protein 94 homolog isoform X3, translating into MYHHSLQRIVNSIYKGTKFNSRKEDVIGETYLGIQIFRFYFKCTKCSAELTMKTDPQNSDYIVESGASRNYEPWRAEDELIHFV